In Amblyraja radiata isolate CabotCenter1 chromosome 10, sAmbRad1.1.pri, whole genome shotgun sequence, one DNA window encodes the following:
- the b3galt2 gene encoding beta-1,3-galactosyltransferase 2: MLQWRRRCCCLLKMTWNVKRSLFRTHIIALLCLVFLFTVFLLINQHDWVTSKAWSRETGFSVSHTMRGIRSPKSTANQSTTRSVWKENSQKHRIHTVNDSTALSLLDVTGLGDILGANGTTYSEKRTGFNPHHHYKYVINEPNKCEGDSPFLIVLIAAEPDQTEARYAIRQTWGNDSNVPGLRVIHLFLLGVRKTSDTLQQALLEESRQHHDIIQQDFLDTYYNLTIKTLMGMNWVTTYCPHVRYVMKTDSDMFVNTEYLINKLLKPLHPPRHNYFTGYLMRGYSPNRNKDSKWYMPPELYPSERYPVFCSGTGYVFSGDLAEKIFRVSLSIRRLHLEDVYVGICLAKLRIDPVPPPNEFLFNHWRVSYSSCKYSHIITSHQFQPNELIKYWNHLQQNKLNACASMAKDKGHRGHGRNRAKKMH, from the coding sequence ATGCTTCAGTGGAGAAGACGCTGCTGCTGCTTATTGAAGATGACCTGGAATGTTAAACGGTCTCTGTTTCGGACTCATATTATTGCACTTTTATGCCTAGTGTTTTTGTTCACTGTGTTTCTGCTCATCAATCAGCACGACTGGGTCACGAGCAAAGCTTGGTCGCGAGAAACCGGCTTTTCCGTTTCTCACACTATGAGgggtatcaggtcaccaaaaagtACTGCCAACCAGAGCACAACGAGAAGTGTTTGGAAAGAAAATTCTCAAAAACACAGGATCCATACAGTGAATGACAGCACCGCACTTTCGCTTCTCGATGTAACTGGATTAGGGGATATATTGGGTGCCAATGGGACCACATACAGTGAAAAGAGAACAGGCTTTAATCCCCATCATCATTACAAGTATGTCATTAATGAACCAAACAAATGTGAAGGGGACAGCCCATTCCTAATCGTGCTAATTGCAGCGGAACCTGACCAAACTGAAGCAAGATATGCCATTAGGCAGACCTGGGGAAATGACAGCAATGTTCCTGGATTACgtgtgatacatctcttcctcctAGGTGTTAGGAAGACCAGTGACACCCTTCAGCAAGCTTTATTGGAAGAAAGCCGACAGCACCATGATATTATTCAGCAAGACTTTCTGGATACATATTACAATCTAACGATTAAAACTCTGATGGGAATGAACTGGGTCACAACATATTGCCCACATGTGCGGTACGTCATGAAGACAGATAGCGACATGTTTGTGAACACGGAGTATTTAATAAACAAACTCCTGAAGCCTTTGCACCCACCACGACACAACTATTTCACTGGGTATCTGATGCGTGGCTACTCACCAAACCGTAACAAGGATAGCAAGTGGTACATGCCTCCAGAGCTCTACCCAAGTGAGCGTTACCCCGTCTTTTGCTCAGGGACTGGTTATGTTTTCTCTGGGGACCTAGCCGAAAAGattttcagagtctctctgagtatCAGGCGTTTGCATTTAGAGGATGTCTATGTAGGTATCTGCCTTGCCAAACTGAGAATTGACCCTGTGCCACCACCCAATGAATTCCTTTTCAATCACTGGCGTGTTTCTTATTCCAGCTGTAAATACAGTCATATAATTACCTCCCATCAGTTCCAACCCAATGAATTAATCAAGTACTGGAACCACTTGCAGCAAAACAAGCTCAATGCCTGTGCCAGTATGGCAAAAGATAAAGGCCACAGAGGACATGGTAGGAACCGCGCAAAGAAAATGCACTGA